AGTCCACTATGATGACAATGTGCTGTAGAGATCAACTACCCAATACCACCATCTTTGGGTCTATGCACAATTATtactttgtttcattttttctctAATGTTGTGAGTTTGTTTTTGTCTATCAttggattttttatatttttctgatATGTACATTTGTTTGTTTGGATCTGTAAAattgttggtttttgtttgtattttctttggACTTTTGCGCAAAAAATGTCATGTTAAACGAAGCGGTTTGATGGTAATGGCAACAATTTGCTCCCAGTATAAAGAGATAGGGGCACCCATCGTCGGCGTTACACCCCCTTCCCACTCAATGCGAGGGCATGTGTGCACGTAACAACTCTAATGAAGAGTGGATGCTTTCCAAAATGATAGTAAAAGCCCCTGTGCCTATTTCTCTCTAATTATTCAGCTTATCTCTGAAATCACAAATAAGGGACaggatattttatatatataagagatatTTGCAAGATAAACCCCTAATAATAGTAGTAAAACGGAATGTAAAAAGCAgtacaaatatttttacaaaacatatcttaattttataaagacatatatatattggataAAAGCATTAAATGATATATATCAAACCTGTAGTTTTGTAACTTCGAAGAGATAACTACATCTCTTAGCAACCTGTCATCACAAAATCTCtgacaaatattaaaaataaattaacaaaaatactAGTATACAACAACAAATACCAATAATGATATCAATAACGAAAATAATGAGGATAATCTCAAAACTAATGATAACGAAACTAATGAGGATAATCTCAAAactaatgatgatgataatataaaaatatgatgcAGTGATGATGAGATCATGACAATATGATAATGAAGATGTAACGAGATAGATTGTAATAGTCATGAAGATGAGGACGTGATGAGATCATGATGGTATGAAAATATGATGTGATGATAAATGGTGAGATGATAATGAGTATGGTGATGTAAAGAGATTAAATGTGATGTTATGAAGATGATGTAATAAGATcattatgaaatgaaaagataatgtaatgataaatgatatgaaaagatgatgagatgataaatgatatgaaaagatTATGAGCTAAGCTGAGCAAATCGATAAGAGTTTACCCGACAACTTGCCAACTATGCGATGGATAGTAGGCCTGCAACTCGCTTGCATTCCATAGATGGACGAGTTTTAATTCTCCCGATTGAAACTCCAGGGAGCAGGTGTTGGGATGGGCCTTGGGCCCACATGACCTTCAATATATGtaaaaacatacatacatatatatatatatatatatcataatatcttatatattgGAAACACAATCTCTCTCTActaccatttttttcttttccagcgGCCATCACTATCCACCTTTCACTTCTCCTCCTCCCTCTTCTCTTTTCCACATTCGTTTCAAACTTTCACACTTCAATGGCCACCATCctgtcttctttcttttttcttctcctcccaaTTTCCTTTCCTCTCCTCCGCTTTTAAATCCGCTCGTCTATTCACTCCATTATCATGGGTACTCATGGCCAGACCGCATTCTACGACAGTAAGACCACAATTTGGCCATGGGCTTCTACGAGTTAATAAAACAATTTTCTTTATAGGACTATATGCTAAAGACTCACTGTGACTATGAGTGATGAGTCTGCAACTTTAAAATTCTACTATGACGACGATCTGCTGTAGAGATCACCTACCCAATACCACGATCTCGGGGTTTGTGCACGATTATTacttgattttctttctttggttcGTTTTATCTCTAATTTTGtgagtttgttttatttttcgttggatttgtgatatttttcttatatgtaCGCTTGTTTGTTTGGATATGTAAGATTGCtggtttttgtttggattttgtttGGACTTTTTCACAAAACAAAATGTCGTGTTGAACGGGATGGTTTGATGATGGTGGCACCAATTTGCCCTTGGTATCAAGATAGGGGCACCCACCTCGGCATTAGGCCCCCTTCCCGCTCCATGCGAGGTCATGGGCATGTAACAACTCCAGTGAAACGTGGATGCTTTCCAAAATGATACTAAAAGCCCATGTGCCTATGTCTCTCTAATTATTCAGTCTATCTCTCAAATAACAAATAAGGGACAACATAGTTTATGTATTTAAGATCTTTGCAAGATAAACCCCCAATTATAGTAGGAAAAGGGAATGCGAAAAAagcaatacaaatatttttacaaaacatatattgaataaaagcaataaatgatatatatatatcaaacctGTAGTTTTGTAACTTCGAGGAGATAACTTCATCTCTTAACAAACTTTCATCACAAAATCTATggcaaatattaaaaataaattaaggaaaTACTAGTATACAACAACAAATACCGATAACGATAACAATAACGAAACTAATGATGATGATCTCAAAactaatgatgatgataataagaaaatatgatGCAATGGTGATGTGATGAGATCATGAtaatatgatgatgaaaatGTAACAAAATAGATCATGATAGCTAGAACGGTAAATTGGAGAAAGCTGAGAAATTGCAGCACTGCtgctttttctgttttgctgtTGTTTAGGTTGCTATTTTCAGTTCCTACCACTACAATGCGCTTGTTTATAGTGTTTTTGAGGTACAGGAATTTAATACACTTATAGTTGatgccaaaaagaaagaagaagaagtataAGTTGAAGAAACACTCAAGAGACTAGGGGCTACAAATTGCTGCTGTAATAGGTGCAGAATTGTTGGGTTGTTTCAGATGTGCTATGATGCAGCTGCTATTTGACACTTCTAAAGATTGATTCTTATAAAAGGGATCTTGAATGATGTGGCCAGTTATGGCTTGAGAGGAGAATTTGTAAAGGTAAAAGGGCTGGAACAGATCATTACATCTGTTGAGATTTTCCTTTTGTCATGCAGCTGAGACTGTTGCTTTTTGCATCACTCTTAGCTGCTGTTTGATGTCTCTATGAGGAGTAATTTCAATGGTTTAACACAAATTCGTGGAGAATTAATCAAGCTCAAGATGAAACTGTAGAGAGGAGAGGAATGGGACTGATTTGCAGCAATTAAATCAAACCAGAAACATGGCAAGTTAGAtgacatttatttttttcacctcAAACTTGAACTACTTTGATTTGTTTCTCTAACCTTCgagcttttcctttttctatacACTTCACTATTGTTTTTGTGGTTTCTATGAAGGTTTTTCTACCTCTTGATGTGGCCTATAAAACAAGGGAATGGTGGAGAGGATGAGAGAGCTGAACAATAGAAATAAAAGAGAGGGGCTGTGTGTTGCTTTTCCCCTCAGTTCCAGCTACTTAGAGCTGGCTTTGGTCTGAGATTTTAAGGTCATTTGGTACTCCTACATGGTTGAGCTAAAGAGATGAGATAAAGGCAAAATTATGGGGCTAGAACTTAAGTGGAATCAGAGCTAAAGTTACTGAATTTTCTGCACTAGCTTATACAGCCAATAAGTTAGTTGTATACCTGTTTcaaaccacccccccccccccccccccccccgcatTAAGCCCCCTTCCCGCTCCATGCGAGGTCATGGGCATGTAACAACTCCAGTGAAATGTGGATGCTTTCCAAAATGATAGTAAAAGCCCATGTGCCTATGTCTCTCTAATTATTCAGTCTATCTCTCAAATAACAAATAAGGGACAACATAGTTTATGTATTTAAGATATTTGCAAGATAAACCCCCAATTATAGTAGGAAAAGGGATTGCGAAAAAagcaatacaaatatttttacaaaacatatattgaataaaagcaataaatgatatatatatatatatatcaaacctGTAGTTTTGTAATTTCGAGGAGATAACTTCATCTCTTAACAACCTTTCATCACAAAATCTATggcaaatattacaaataaattaaggaATATACTAGTATACAACAACAAATACCGATAATGATAACAATAACGAAACTAATGCAGATGATCTCAAAactaatgatgatgataataagaaaatatgatGCAATGGTGATGTGATGAGATCATGAtaatatgatgatgaaaatGTAACAAAATAGATCATGATAGCTAGAACGGTAAATTGGAGAAAGCTGAGAAATTGCAGCACTGCtgctttttctgttttgctgtTGTTTAGGTTGCTATTTTCAGTTCCTACCACTACAATGCGCTTGTTTATAGTGTTTTTGAGGTACAGGAATTTAATACACTTATAGTTGatgccaaaaagaaagaagaagaagtataAGTTGAAGAAACACTCAAGAGACTAGGGGCTACAAATTGCTGCTGTAATAGGTGCAGAATTGTTGGGTTGTTTCAGATGTGCTATGATGCAGCTGCTATTTGACACTTCTAAAGATTGATTCTTATAAAAGGGATCTTGAATGATGTGGCCAGTTATGGCTTGAGAGGAGAATTTGTAAAGGTAAAAGGGCTGGAACAGATCATTACATCTGTTGAGATTTTCCTTTTGTCATGCAGCTGAGACTGTTGCTTTTTGCATCACTCTTAGCTGCTGTTTGATGTCTCTATGAGGAGTAATTTCAATGGTTTAACACAAATTCGTGGAGAATTAATCAAGCTCAAGATGAAACTGTAGAGAGGAGAGGAATGGGACTGATTTGCAGCAATTAAATCAAACCAGAAACATGGCAAGTTAGAtgacatttatttttttcacctcAAACTTGAACTACTTTGATTTGTTTCTCTAACCTTCgagcttttcctttttctatacACTTCACTATTGTTTTTGTGGTTTCTATGAAGGTTTTTCTACCTCTTGATGTGGCCTATAAAACAAGGGAATGGTGGAGAGGATGAGAGAGCCGAACAATAGAAATAAAAGAGAGGGGCTGCGTGTTGCTTTTCCCCTCAGTTCCAGCTACTTAGAGCTGGCTTTGGTCTGAGATTTTAAGGTCATTTGGTACTCCTACATATTGAGGTTGAGCTAAAGAGATGAGATAAAGGAAAAATTATGGGGCTAGAACTTAAGTGGAATCAGAGCTAAAGTTACTGAATTTTCTGCACTAGCTTGTACAGCCAATAAGTTAGTTGTATACCAGTTTCaaacccaacccccccccccccccccccccccttctccccaaaaaaaaaacagagagagagaaaaactaTAAATCCCAACTATAGAAGCAATGAACTAGctttgaagaaaaattggaaATAAGGATGATTTATGTGTAGACATAGCATAAAAACCACAAGAGATGGTTCTATAAACCAGAAAATTCTAAGAGAAAATTTACTACTTTGATTGAAATCCTTGGTTGTTTACTTAGTTATTAGCTTGAGTAGAAAGTGAAACAATACATACTGATCTCTAGTAGTTTAACACATTAAAAAGGAGGCCTAAACATAATTGAAAAGTGATTCAAATAGAGGAAGAAGTATAGTTAAAACTATAGCAGAACCTTTTTTGTAGAAACTGTACAGCTTGGTACAAAACAAGGTAGAAAATCATCCCAACTGATTGAGAGGCATCTATAACATATAAGTGACCCTGCCAATCACAAGATAAATCTAGATGTTCACCAAGTGCACATGGAATCAATTCAATACTAGGAAAGAAAAGGATGAACATATATGTGTATGGACACACACACCTCAAAATAAAGTATATTATACTCCCTGAGGTCTACATGCACCAGTTTATACTTCTGATATAGTGTCCGCATTACAATAATCATCTGAAAAAGAATGCAGAAAAAACTTTATCATTTAAACATGATAGCAAAATAATACATGGTCTTTTTCAATTTCCAAAAGAAAGTTATCATAGAAGCATTTCCTCCACCATCTCATATGGCAGAAACCACTAAACTAATTTAAACCCCACCCCCCGGAGGGACCACGTGGGAATCTCCTAGAAATCAGGTTCCATTTTACACAAACCAGATTCCTGAAGAATGGCTAAAACAATATGGACACACCTCCACATATTCACGTAACCTGTCATGAGATAAAACAGCATCCTTAAGACGAGGTGCAGCCCAACCTGCTTTTCCTGTGCAAGCATAAAGACCAAAATTCATCCAGCGATGTAACTGTACGTTTGAAGCACATCTACCATCAACACGATACTTTTTTATAGGAGATTATGGTGCAAACCTCAGGGACCAACCTCACGTCGACGTCCAAGAGGGAAATACAAATAGAATAACTCTGTTAATGGAATCCAGACTCAAATTCTTCATTCAATAAAATCGGCAACTGCCTTTTCCTTTCCATCACTACCATATTTAAAGGATTACATATCATGCTATAATTCAGGAAATAAACTAGAAAAGAATTGCAACATAATCTTAAGGAAATAAATTCGGAAAGAATTAACAACTAAGCAacagaattttgaaaataaaagataagaatTGTAAACAGCCGACTAAGTCTCCATCCTCCACGATTCAAGGAGCAGTTTCCGTCTGAGAAACGTGCTCTGCATTTGCATCAGATTAACTGTTTGTTTATAAGTGATTATCAACACAAATCGACAAGAAAATGTGAGGAACACTCTTAACTAAGAGGAAGAATGTTAAGAACCTGCTCAGTAGCCTGTTAACTGATGGTTGATTGTATCTGTGTAATCAGGAAGAAGATGCAGAGTCAAGGGGCGGCTTGAAGCAATGGTTCAGCCTAGTGCACTTAAGCTGTTTGataaaatgcatgcaagaaTTTAAACTCTCAGAAAATGGCTACGGGAGTACTTCGAGGGCTCCCAACCTCCAATTGCAATAGCAAGTTCTTACAAATTTCAGATGCCTTTGTGTGTTGTTTTTCCCTTCCTATATGGACGTAGCCCATGACTAACAGAACCATTAAAACAGCGACAAGTGTAATGTAAAAACAGAAAGGGAAAAGGCAGTTTGTATAAAACACACCGTTTGGACATGACCCCAAACGCTGTGTTTAATTAAAGGACAAAACGCATAGCTTTATCAAAGGGATCTTCACACGACGCCTTTTCTTCCAAGCTTGAAAGCCCCTCACGCACTACGTACGACGTCGTTGTCTCCATTCTTCTTACAGGTTCACTTCACTTCACTTCCTGCACACACTTCACTTCCGTTTCAACTTCATTCACGGACAGATCCTCCCCATTTTCTCCTCAACTTAGGGCTAAGTCACTGGGTTCTTGACAAAGAACAAGAAACATATGCTCATCAATTAAAAGGtagaagagaaaggaaataaactgaCGGCTCGTAGATATATAAAAGCTGAGGGTTTTGtgggttttctcttttttttcaacCGTTGTTGGAATGGTTTgcgttttgtttttaaatatttttaaaataaaaattggacaACGGAAAAAGAATGGCtaaatttctctcttttctttatcTGATTCAAAAAACGcacatttaatttgaaaaaataaaaataaaaagaattgcCTGTTTAGTTTAACCCTATTCATGTTCTCTAATCGTATGTTGCCATGGTGAAAAGGCCCGATTGGTATAACTCAAGGAGTGTAGGCTGCTTCATTCCATTTGCAAATGCGATCTAGAACCCTATAGATACAGCAATCAGGTGGCAAGGGAGGATCCAAACTTTTCTAGCATTTCGTTGATGTCATCTACCACCACATGATTTGTATATTGATGATCATCCACTTGTATGTGTTGAGACATTTGCTTATTGCTGAATTTTTGCTGTGGCTGATAAGTCGTCCATGCATTTAACTAGTTGTCGTAAGCTTCCGGATGACAAATTAACACAAGACGATGCAAATATGCTGAGAAATAACCTCAAAAGATAACAAGCGATAGGAGATCAATATAAAAACACTAAAAAAAGTGTGTTCaattttaaacattttgtttgagttcattTTTTGAGCAATTATATGCATATTTACATTTCCCCCCTCTATGCagctacatatataaatatgttttataGAGAACAGTTTAAATTTAGGACTATAATCGAACTGAGCCGAGCGGAGCCGAGCCGGACTTTGAATTGCCGAGTTCGGCTCAAATAAAAGAACTCGATTGCAAAACTTGCTCAAGATTTTTATCCAATCTTTGTTTAAGCTCGGCTCGATAAGCTAAGCTCTTAACTCAACCTTGATCCAAAACAAGCTTGACTCGAGTCAAGTCCAGCCAAGTCGAGTTGGAGTTGTTTATGTTTTACTTTTTGAACAaatgtaataattaagaaattagataaataaaaataaaaaataaaaaatctaaatttaatgaaatttttacaAGTAACGAATAAACCCTTTACTGaattagaaaattgtaaaagttaataaaaattaatatgtaactagtttatatttatccataataacCATATATTATATGATTACATAAATTACCAATACATATAGATAATTTCATTTATGGTTCCCATATACATATTGGATATTATGGtaatttcatttctaaaagtgATTATATGACAAGTGAAATAACAaccatattcaaatttttatactaaagtaataactatttcaaatgaaattgaaaatatcttatTCCTTCCATGGTATTGATATTGTTTAATCTGGACCTGATCATGGGGTTATAAGATCAATATGTAACTATTATTTCATCGATGAAGTAAATCTCACTACCCGTATTTTTTCACCAAAGTTTCTGAAATTTGCATATGAATTTTGGagcttaaaatgaaataaaagagaaaCAGACACAAAATATGAATCTTAATCCAGGATTTGAGAACTAAGCCATGAGAGTAAATTCAAATGTACCAAAGTAGAGCAAAGGATGGGAATTAGATCAGAAATGTACCTCTGACTCGAGACTAGTTGCAATCATGTACATCAAGATAAGAATTTGGCAGTGATCAAGCTTCACGATTGGAGACTAGAGAAGATGGAAAAATGATTGGCAGAGCACTGTGAAGAATGAATCATGGAGGACTCGTCAAATTCTAATATGGAGGTTTAAGTTGACTTTTGGCTCGTGGTCGACCTCGAGTGACAGAATGCTATATATTACTACACAATTATGCCCCGACTTTTTCTTCCACTCCGTAGACAATTtgctcaaaatatttatatcttcTCCATGAGAAACATCTTGctcaaattctttttttctctcgaAAATCTGATCAAACACCTCCCATGCTCTAAGATACTTAGAGCTCGTTTGAATATCTCATTATATTTAGATCCGTTATAAATAACAGTGAAATTATTTGAgtaaagatgttttattaagttttgaaaaatgagagagaaaaagttgaataaaaatattataaagttaaaaaattgtttgaatattatttttttaatattatttttgttttaaaatttgaaaaagtagtattattttttatattttatttaagagtatggaaaaattataatgattagatgaaaaaatatattacagatttgaaaataaaagttttgtatttgagtgattttttaGAAGAAACTATATGAGAATATCTGAGATTATCTTAGAATACTTCATAACAGTTGTGTTGCCAAATGGACCCTTAGATTTAGCATcttgttcatttttttaaaaaaataataccctATGAGATCATTAGCCtagcttttatttttctagattaAGGAAGCAAATTAAAAATGCAAAGTTGATAGATTAATGCTCTCCACGAAGTTTCATGTgttgtaatttgtttttatgtatatgttatttatttatatagcgAGAAAGTTCGTCTTGTCTTGATTCAAAATGTTTGGAATGTTTAGAAAAGATTCCTTCTCATGCGTTGTTTGTTtaaatcattgaaaagagaaAGTAGTCTAATATTTAGTtgcaatgaaaatatatatatatctgttaaAAGTATGCAACTTGTCATGATGACAACGGTATTTAGAGGAAGGTGGTAGTGTGGAAGGAGGTTGGTGGCGGTGGTGGTGATAGTGGCAGTGGCAGTGGCGATGGTCTATATACATAGAAAAAAGGGAAGGAGAGAGGTCATGGTCACAGTGAGAGGGAATGGGGTTTGGATTTGGGAGGCTAAAGCTAGACAATTGAAGTGGTGGTTATAGTTAGGGGTGTTCATCCaaatccggatccggatatccggccataaccgaatccggatccggatttcaAAAACGgacggttatccgcccggatacAATCCGGATTCATTCCGAGCGGAtaaccggattcaatccggatatccgggttGTAACCGGATATCcaaattttttgcttttttttttttggcttaaaaCTCAGATATCCGAGTTATAATCTAGATTCAATCCAGGttttgtaataatttaaaaaaaaaaaaattttgtaactctaaaaataaattatagaactttttttaaaaatatatatatataatctgataTCATGTTCAAATtgtccagatttttttttaataatttaaacactttaaaagtttttttaaaaaataaattgattaacaaaataaatgcaaaatagataatattgttgttacataacaatgcaaaacataaatttacaaagaaaaaaataaataataatacatcacaattaattaaactaatacaatatCACTACTcttaaccgatcaaaaaaaaaaaaaaacaatgtcaCTACTCTTCATATCTTCAATCCGGATTTGGGGTAAGTTGCACAATTCATATTTCACAATCAAATTGATTAGTAATTGCAGCAGCTATAATAGAACCATACCATAGCATCGAAATGCATTCCATAAGCTTATCAGAACAGAGAGAAAAGCATTCCAGACCATCCAATTTGCAAGACAAAATGATAAATACAGTGATTTAAGATACCTCTCTTAATCCTCCTAGACATGTCAACCAAAACAAAATTCAGACTTCACTCCTCATTTCCTATTTTGAAATTGTAACGTATTTTGCAAAAGCTAAAAAGAATGTCTTGTTTCATTTAGAAATTGTTTGTGAACATGGGAGTTTCATTACATCATTTAGTgccacaaaaataacaaaatagaaACTCAAGAGGCCTGTACAGTGTTGAATTCAGTCAaacaaaagttaagaaaaaCTCATTTAGTGGGGAGGGTGGTGACCAATTACAGAAAACAGAAAAGACAAGAATGAAGGGCACAAAACACAGGATAAACAGAGCAATTCAAGAAGAACGAAGGGAAAACATTGTTACACGCAATATGCTGATCTAAtcttgaaaacattaaataatatcCTCAGTCGAAGTAATTAGTGAAAGCTGTGATAAAAAAGTTGATCAACATATTGTGTCATGTGTTAAAAATGAATATTGGATAGCACATTAACCCAAATCACGTACTTCCTGAACAGCCTCTCTTAACACTCAAATGCTCCTACCCCTTACCGGTCTTTAATTCAATCATTTCCATATCATtatgccaaaaaaaatattgattttagaaTCCATATGAAAGCCATTGAAccataatcaagaaaaaaaaatctagatctCAAATTTCCTTACCCAAATCTATTTAATGTTTCCATAATCATGTCATTCTccagatgaaaagaaaaaattgtgaGAATTGATTCATGGACCACGTACAAAACCCAATCTAAGCTCCACAAAGtattaattttcattcaagATGTTCTCGAtacaatcaattaattaattcgttcactgaatgaaatatatatagtgatattttcataaatatacacCAGACTTTTCATATGACTCCAAAACTAAATAATAGACAGATTGGGAATGGTAATACTACAAAGTTAGAACAGGGAAAGATGGATAGATCACCTGGTTGAAGAAAATTATTGGGCATCCTCTTTTGAAGTCGACCTAAAAATATAAGCTTCAAAATCCTACCATGCTCAAAGAGTAAACAAGAAGATTAGAAGATAAATACAGAACCAGAAGTAGAGAGAAACTGGTGCATCCTATATGCT
This sequence is a window from Carya illinoinensis cultivar Pawnee chromosome 9, C.illinoinensisPawnee_v1, whole genome shotgun sequence. Protein-coding genes within it:
- the LOC122276602 gene encoding serine/threonine-protein kinase RIO3-like isoform X1 → MNFGLYACTGKAGWAAPRLKDAVLSHDRLREYVEMIIVMRTLYQKYKLVHVDLREYNILYFEGHLYVIDASQSVGMIFYLVLYQAVQFLQKRFCDERLLRDEVISSKLQNYRFDIYIYISFIAFIQYMFCKNICIAFFAIPFPTIIGGLSCKYLKYINYVVPYLLFER
- the LOC122276602 gene encoding serine/threonine-protein kinase rio1-like isoform X2, with the translated sequence MNFGLYACTGKAGWAAPRLKDAVLSHDRLREYVEMIIVMRTLYQKYKLVHVDLREYNILYFEGHLYVIDASQSVGMIFYLVLYQAVQFLQKRFCYSFNYTSSSI